In a single window of the Solea senegalensis isolate Sse05_10M linkage group LG1, IFAPA_SoseM_1, whole genome shotgun sequence genome:
- the gfi1aa gene encoding growth factor independent 1A transcription repressor a isoform X2 has protein sequence MPRSFLVKSKRAHSYHQPRYVDDDCSGLDTILAHACFETKSQAENLEPQVNVCADIDRLAHGSRLVSPRSLSSGSPLSCEGSVCHRSSDCDFWRPPSPSSSPAYSNSELRHLVQGPYHHQQHQLQQQQGHHKEPGSPISMYGAEDRGAEALYAQRGPVSGCYHDFSSAAQQIRRMQDAGELCLDVKPKNFSVDIKSETDFICSNFESNGSYKCAKCYKVFSTPHGLEVHVRRSHSGTRPFECGICGKTFGHAVSLDQHRAVHSQERSFSCKICGKSFKRSSTLSTHLLIHSDTRPYPCQYCGKRFHQKSDMKKHTFIHTGEKPHKCQVCGKAFSQSSNLITHSRKHTGFKPFSCDLCGKGFQRKVDLRRHKETQHALK, from the exons ATGCCGAGGTCTTTTCTTGTGAAGAGTAAACGGGCCCACAGTTACCACCAGCCCCGCTACGTGGATGATGACTGCAGTGGACTGGATACGATTCTGGCTCACGCGTGCTTTG AGACCAAATCCCAGGCGGAGAACTTGGAGCCgcaggtgaatgtgtgtgccGACATTGACAGATTGGCCCACGGGTCCCGGCTAGTGTCCCCGAGGTCGCTGTCCTCTGGCTCCCCGCTGAGCTGTGAAGGCAGCGTGTGTCACCGATCATCCGACTGTGATTTCTGGCGTCCCCcgtctccttcctcctcaccaG CATACTCCAACTCTGAGCTCAGGCATCTGGTCCAGGGACCATatcaccaccagcagcaccagctccagcagcagcagggtcaCCACAAAGAGCCCGGCTCACCCATCAGTATGTACGGAGCAGAGGACAGAGGCGCAGAGGCGCTTTACGCACAGCGAGGCCCCGTGTCCGGATGCTACCACGATTTTTCTTCAGCGGCCCAACAAATCCGCAGGATGCAGGACGCCGGCGAGCTTTGTCTGGATGTGAAGCCGAAGAATTTCAGCGTGGACATCAAGTCTGAAACGGATTTCATCTGCTCCAACTTTGAGTCAAATGGGTCCTATAAGTGCGCCAAATGTTACAAG GTGTTTTCCACTCCTCACGGCTTGGAGGTTCATGTCCGGCGGTCGCACAGCGGAACGAGGCCGTTTGAGTGCGGAATCTGCGGGAAAACCTTCGGCCACGCAGTGAGCCTGGATCAGCACAGAGCCGTTCACTCGCAG GAAAGAAGCTTCAGCTGTAAAATCTGCGGCAAAAGCTTCAAGCGCTCCTCCACACTGTCCACGCACCTGCTCATCCACTCGGACACGCGGCCTTATCCGTGCCAGTACTGCGGGAAGAGGTTCCACCAAAAGTCAGACATGAAAAAGCACACATTCATccacacag gagaGAAGCCGCACAAGTGCCAGGTTTGCGGGAAGGCCTTCAGTCAGAGCTCCAACCTGATCACGCACAGCAGGAAACACACGGGCTTCAAACCTTTCAGCTGCGACCTGTGCGGGAAAGGCTTTCAGAGGAAAGTGGACCTGAGGAGACACAAGGAGACGCAGCACGCACTCAAATGA
- the gfi1aa gene encoding growth factor independent 1A transcription repressor a isoform X1 → MPRSFLVKSKRAHSYHQPRYVDDDCSGLDTILAHACFETKSQAENLEPQVNVCADIDRLAHGSRLVSPRSLSSGSPLSCEGSVCHRSSDCDFWRPPSPSSSPDLEKCSTPAAEDGHHFNTPLFPYSWSAYSNSELRHLVQGPYHHQQHQLQQQQGHHKEPGSPISMYGAEDRGAEALYAQRGPVSGCYHDFSSAAQQIRRMQDAGELCLDVKPKNFSVDIKSETDFICSNFESNGSYKCAKCYKVFSTPHGLEVHVRRSHSGTRPFECGICGKTFGHAVSLDQHRAVHSQERSFSCKICGKSFKRSSTLSTHLLIHSDTRPYPCQYCGKRFHQKSDMKKHTFIHTGEKPHKCQVCGKAFSQSSNLITHSRKHTGFKPFSCDLCGKGFQRKVDLRRHKETQHALK, encoded by the exons ATGCCGAGGTCTTTTCTTGTGAAGAGTAAACGGGCCCACAGTTACCACCAGCCCCGCTACGTGGATGATGACTGCAGTGGACTGGATACGATTCTGGCTCACGCGTGCTTTG AGACCAAATCCCAGGCGGAGAACTTGGAGCCgcaggtgaatgtgtgtgccGACATTGACAGATTGGCCCACGGGTCCCGGCTAGTGTCCCCGAGGTCGCTGTCCTCTGGCTCCCCGCTGAGCTGTGAAGGCAGCGTGTGTCACCGATCATCCGACTGTGATTTCTGGCGTCCCCcgtctccttcctcctcaccaG ATTTAGAGAAATGCTCCACTCCAGCAGCGGAGGACGGTCATCACTTCAACACCCCCCTCTTTCCCTACTCTTGGTCAGCATACTCCAACTCTGAGCTCAGGCATCTGGTCCAGGGACCATatcaccaccagcagcaccagctccagcagcagcagggtcaCCACAAAGAGCCCGGCTCACCCATCAGTATGTACGGAGCAGAGGACAGAGGCGCAGAGGCGCTTTACGCACAGCGAGGCCCCGTGTCCGGATGCTACCACGATTTTTCTTCAGCGGCCCAACAAATCCGCAGGATGCAGGACGCCGGCGAGCTTTGTCTGGATGTGAAGCCGAAGAATTTCAGCGTGGACATCAAGTCTGAAACGGATTTCATCTGCTCCAACTTTGAGTCAAATGGGTCCTATAAGTGCGCCAAATGTTACAAG GTGTTTTCCACTCCTCACGGCTTGGAGGTTCATGTCCGGCGGTCGCACAGCGGAACGAGGCCGTTTGAGTGCGGAATCTGCGGGAAAACCTTCGGCCACGCAGTGAGCCTGGATCAGCACAGAGCCGTTCACTCGCAG GAAAGAAGCTTCAGCTGTAAAATCTGCGGCAAAAGCTTCAAGCGCTCCTCCACACTGTCCACGCACCTGCTCATCCACTCGGACACGCGGCCTTATCCGTGCCAGTACTGCGGGAAGAGGTTCCACCAAAAGTCAGACATGAAAAAGCACACATTCATccacacag gagaGAAGCCGCACAAGTGCCAGGTTTGCGGGAAGGCCTTCAGTCAGAGCTCCAACCTGATCACGCACAGCAGGAAACACACGGGCTTCAAACCTTTCAGCTGCGACCTGTGCGGGAAAGGCTTTCAGAGGAAAGTGGACCTGAGGAGACACAAGGAGACGCAGCACGCACTCAAATGA